CCGATGACCGGGATGTGGTCAAATACCTGAAGTACTTCACCTTCCTGAGCAAAGAGGAGATCGAAGCGCTGGAAGAAAAGGTAGCTACCGAGCCGCATAAACGCGAAGCGCAAAAAGCGCTGGCTGAGGAAATGACCCGGTTCGTACACAGCGAGGAGCTGCTGGAGCAGGCCAAGCGCATCAGCGCGGCGCTGTTCAGCGGCGATATCCGGTCGCTGACTGCCGACGAAATCGAGGAAGGCTTCAAGGAAATGCCGACCTTCACGGCGGGAACTGAGACCAAGAACATTGTAGACTGGCTGGTGGACCTGGGAGTGGAGCCGTCCAAGCGCCAGGCGCGTGAGGATATTACTAAGGGCGCAATCTCGATCAACGGGGAGCGTGTGAATGAGCTGGAGACGGAGATTACAGCTGCAGATGCCATCGGCGGCAAGTTCATCATCGTCCGCAAGGGCAAGAAGAATTACAGCCTGGTGAAGCTGGTCTAAGCGGAAGCTGCCGGGTGATGGATTGCGGAAGGCGAGTAGAGTGGGCTGGATGTTGAGCCAGGTGAGCTAGAATGAGAATGGTGTGAAGTAACTGAGTGATTTGGCTATCCCGCTGTCAGCAGTGACGGGGATAGCCTTTTTTGGTGGTCGCGGAAGGTGAGACGGTCTTCCGCCTTCTCCCCTGATCACCGTAGGCCGGAAGCGTAGCTGCATGGTGAGATTAGAGGGATAAATCCCTCTAATCTTGCCGGAAATACCCTGAATGAGGGAATCAAGTGTATAAATCCCTCTAATCTTGCCGGAAATACCTTGAATGAGGAAATCAAGTGTATAAATCCCTCTAATAGGCTGCCGGGTGGGAAGAGGGAGGCAAATGAGGGGCACAAGTGCCCTTGAATTTAGCGCAAACGGCCGAAATGAGCCATTCAGGAGCATTAGTGCACCCGAATTCGGCAAAAGTCAGCGGCGAGCGGAAATGAGGAGCATTAGTGCACTTGAATTCGGCGCAAACGGCCGAAATGAGCAAATCAGGAGCATTAGTGCACCCGAATTCGGCAAAAGTCAGCGGCGAGCGGAAATGAGGAGCATTAGTGCACTTGAATTCAGTGCAAACGGCCGAAATGAGCAAATCAGGAGCATTAGCGGTTCGGCCCCCTAATTATGGAGACATTCTGCTAAAAACTCGTGTTTTCGCAGGATCTTGTTTACAGCTTTATTTCTATCGGTTTTAGCTTGCCTGCTTTCCATGCGGCGTGGTATTGCTTGGGGCTCATGCGCTGCAAACTGCCATGAAAACGGCGCTCGTTGTAAAAATTAATATAAACTGCGACCGCTTCATAGGCTTCTTCAAACGTTTCAAAGTACCTTTTCGTGTACAAATCTCTCTCCAAAATACTGTGAAACGACTCAATGTAGGCGTTCATATTCGGCGTTTTTGGAGGAATCCGCTCATGCTCCAGAGGACGCTGCGTTTCCGCACACAGCTCGCCAAAGACGTCGCTTAGGAATTGCGGGCCGTTATCGGAACGGATCACCGGTGAGGGATCTCCAGGCTGTAAACGTCGGCCCAGCGCCTCCCTTAACGTGGCACAGACTTGCTTCGCTGTACAGCTCGCGCCCACGTGGTAGCCGACGATACAGCGGTCAAACACATCAATCATATCAAAGATAAAAAAGAAGCGGTCGTAGCCATGAATGTATCCATATTTAATGTCAATCTGCCAGAGTTGGTTGGGGCCGGTGACCACTCGATTTCGCGCTAAACGTCGAGGGTATTTTAGGTTCCTCACCGGCTTTTTCTGAAGCAATCCGAGCTTCTTGCACAGCCGGTACGCCTTCTTGTGGTTGAGGATTAAGCCCTGCTGGACCGATAGGGCATACGCCAGGTTCCGGTAGCCATAGCCGTTCTCCTCGCCCTCTACCAGCTCACTCAGCCACTCCTCGATCTGTAGGTCACTGACCCGCAGACCGCCGGTAGTGAGGGAATAGGCGGGGATCGGACGACCCGAAGTCACGACCGCATCCGGGGCACTCCAAAGCCCCAGGAAACGTTTTTTATGCGCATAATAGGTGGAAGGTTGAACCTCCACGATACGTAGAACCAGTGTAGCCGAATAACCCCGCTTTATCGCTTCGTCGGCCAGTTCGAGTTTGTCTTGTAAGCGGGGTTGGCTTTTTTTAAGAGTTCACGCAGCAGTTCGATTTCCAGATCCTTTTCACCCAATAACTTAATGGCCGTCTCCATCTTCGTCTCCAGATCTTGGACACGCTCCGCATCTTCAATCCGTTCTTGGACGGACGGAGTGGCCTCTTCTCCAAATCGTTCTTTGTAGAACTTCACCCAATTGGCAATGGTGCTGGGAGAGACGGAATACTTTCGGGCCAGGAAGGAAACCTTGGTTCCATTGATCGCTTCTTGGGCTACTTTGATCCGCTGTTCGTCATACAACTTGTTGCTTCTCATCGGCTCCACTCCCTCTTCTTAGTGTACCTCTTACATGTCAAGGTCTCCACTTTGATTAGGGGGCTTAAGAGTTAGTGCACCCGAATTCGGCAAAAGTCAGCGGCGAGCGGAAATGAGGAGCATTAGTGCACTTGAATTCGGCGCAAACGGCCGAAATGAGCAAATCAGGAGCATTAGTGCACCCGAATTCGGCAAAAGTCAGCGGCGAGCGGAAATGAGGAGCATTAGTGCACTTGAATTCAGTGCAAACGGCCGAAATGAGCAAATCAGGAGCACAAGTGCCCCTGAATTCAGCGCACGCACCTCTTCCACCCTACCCCAGTCCAGCCCGCCATCAGGCGGGCGAGTCAGGCTTCAAAACAAATAGAAAATAATGCCTTTATCAGCGGCCACAGTCTGGCTGTAGAACCGCTGGATCTCGGTGAAGAACTGGAGCAGGTAGGCAAAGAACGCATCCGCGTCATCGTCAGACACCGTATCAGGGTCCAGCGGGTAGACCTCCTCCTTGGCCATGGTCCGGAAATCATACCGCAGGCGCAGCTGCGCTTCATCCAGTCGGAAAATAGCGTCAAGCGCTTCGGCCACTTGTGCGGCACGCAGGCAGAATGCCCCGTATGCCCCAAACTCGATGCCTTGGTCTGAATGCAGCGGAACCACATATCCAAGTGGCGCAGGCCCGTCCGATATATCACCGCATAGCAGGTAGTGAATCGCCTCCCAGGTGCGGTCGATATCCAGCCCCGGGTATTTGTCTATGTTCAAGCTCCCAAGCTGGGTGCTGCCTGCTACAATCTGCTGTACCAGTTCATCTTCCATTGCAAAGTAATATCCGCGTATCGCCATTGTATCAGCCATCCTTCCATGGTTGGGTTAGAGCAGTTGTACTTAATCCTCAAGCAGTGCAAGCTTGTCTTCGAGTTCAGTAATCTTAAGCCGGATGGCTTCTGCCCGGGGCTCGTCCTGCGCCTTCACAGCAACTGCTAATTCATCGGCGGCTATGCCGAGCTGATACTCCAGGTACGTGTAGTCTGATGCGGCGGCAGGGTGGGTGGAGCGTTGGGAATAGGTCATATGCCGAAGCCTCTTTTCTGTGATCTGTGATATATTCATGATACAGGGTTTGCAGGAAGGGCTCAACCTCGTTCCAGGGAAACTCGGCACAGGCTGCGACATTGTTCACAGACAATGAACCCGGTTCTGGATTTACCATGAGTAGTATTGAAAATTATAGCTTAATTTTTCAGTAACAGTATGCGGGAGAATTTTCCGCAAAGGAAGGTTTGGTATACATAATGATTGCTGTATCTTTTAACACCTTGGATGAGGCCAGGCGCTATCTGGAGGAGCTGAACGTGAACCGTGGGCTGGTGCTGTTCGCTGCGGCTGCGGCTGTGCGGGAATTATCCCGTCATGCGCCTTCGCGGGCTGTATTGTGCTCAACCAAGGGGGAATATACTCCGCAGGGCTACCGCAGCGGCGTAATTACTGGTTTTGAATACGAAGCCGGTATAGCAGATATTGTGGGCATTCTGCACCCTCCCGTGCTTAGCGCAAGTACGCTGGAGACTGCATACCGCAATGTCCAGGGCAACCCTAACGCATTTCTGATGCTGCTCTGTGACGGCACAGGCGGGATGGAAGAAATGCTGCTCTCCTCGCTGTATTTTATGGACCCGCAATTCAAGGTGGTTGGCGGCAGTGCGGCTGACGATGAGTGCGGCGAGACTTACCTCTTTATAGGAACCCGCCGGGTGCGGAACCTGGGGATTTATTTCAATATGCCTGCACGCACTGCCCTGGTCAAAGAGAATATATATGTCCCGGCCGGGAAGACGCTGCTGGTGACAGAAGCCGATGTGTTCGGCAGAAGGGTCTATTCCTTCAATGGCCGGCCTGCAGCCGGGGAATACGCGCGTGTCCTGGGCGTGCCGGAGAAGGAGCTGGCAGAGCATTTTCTGAGCAGCCCGCTGGGCAAAAGATACGAGGATGATCTGATCATAGCCTCCCCGAAGGTGGTTCATCCGGACGGCTCGGTCACCTTTTACAGCCAAATTATGTCTAGTACTTATGTGGAGCTGCTGAGTTCAGCTGATCCGCTGGCAGTGCTGGAGGAGACGCTGGGCGGCAGTCCGTTCAAGCCTTCGTTTGTCCTCAATATTAACTGTACGCTGCGGGACCAGCTGTTTTCACGGGACGGTCTTTGGGGAGCTTTTGACAAGAGGATGCTTGGGTTCTGCGGCAACACTACAGGCTTCATCAGCTATGGAGAGCAATATTATACTAAGCATGCCAATCAGACCATGATTCTGCTGCTGGTTGAATAAGGGAGAGTTGAAATCGGATGCAGTGGTTAAGCAAACTGCGCACAGCTTGGGGGAGAACCCCCTCTGCTGAAGGCGTTCAAAGTCACAGTAATACAAGCGGGTTAGCGGAGAGAGCCATGGCAGAGCGTGTGATCGCGGCTAAGGATACGGTCGCATCAACAGAAACGGTTATAGCAGAGGGAAAAGTCGCAGTAGAGGATGCAGGCGCTAACGCACCTGTACCTCACAGCGGTAACGATAGCGGAGAGCCGTCTGCACATACTTCAGGCACGGTGTCTTATGGGGAACACGCTTATGCCTTGGCGGAGCAGATCCGCCTTGAGACCGGAGCTATCCTGAAGGAAGAGGCCCAACTGGTGGAGGAGTTTGAGGCCTTGCGGGCAGGCGGCGGGGAGATGATCAGCCAAATCGCCGGAACCCAGCAGCTGCTGGAGCATTTGAAAACTAACAACAGACAGACTGAAGATCTGATTAATGAAATGTACGGCAGCTTGTCCTACTCTTCCAACAAAATCGAATTTGCCAAGGAAGCCAATATCCAGATTTCTGCGGAAATGCAGAAGGCCTCGGCGGTATTCACTGAGTTCGTTGCTTTGAATGAGGATCTGCTGGAGCATTTCCACAGCATTGAGCAGCTGGCCAAGATCATCACGGATATTGCCGAGCAGACGAATCTGCTCTCGCTGAATGCGGCGATTGAGGCGGCGCGGGCCGGTGAGCATGGACGCGGCTTCGCCGTTGTCTCCACGGAGATCCGTAAGCTTGCTGACGGCACCCGCAGCCATGTGAAGGAGATCATGGGTTCACTCTCAGGAATGACCCGTGTCATGGAGCAGATCCATAGCAAGTCCGGGGATGGAACGCTCGCGATGAACGAGACCACGGCGAAGATCGGCGAATCTACTATATATATGAATGAGATTGTAGTCGCTGAAGAGCAGGTCTTCGAGCATCTGGAGAAAATTCAGGAGTCCCAGGACAGCAGCATGGAGGACGTCGAGCAGATCAACGGTGACCTGCTGCGCATTTTGGAGAAATCAGGCCAGGACTCAGACCAGTTCCGTAAGCTGGTTCTTACCGTCCAGAAGAAGGCCGACCATTACCAGCAGCTGCTGAATCATTTGCATCAGATCGGGCTGCTCCAGCAGGCGGAAGAAGCAGAGAAGACTAACGTATAAGCAGATATATTAAAAGGAAAACACCCGGCGGCGGGAGATGCTGCCGGGTGTTTTTGTGTTGTGACCGGCAACCGCGCTCTGCCAAAACAGTAATTGGATAAACAGCACTTAAATGAACGCATTTCCCCCAAGCTGGCCTAAACGACCAAAATTAGTTGTTGTTAATCCACTTGCTTCCGGAAATCCCTTGGAAACCAGAATAGTAAGCTGCGTTTTTCCACTTGTGTGCTGGGAGACAGCGTTCTCCGCCATCTGCAGGAGGATTATGATTCACTACTACAGGGCGATCAGCCTGTATTCATAAGCGCCAATGGACAGTGGACCGGCGGGCACAGCAGCGCCGGTCAACACATCCTGCCCGCTGCGCGGCAGGGTGACGCTGCCGCCAAGCCCGTCCATGTTGACGAGCGTCCACAGGTCTCCGGAAGCGCCGCGTCTCGGGCAGAGGATGGTGCCCGGCGTGACATCGCTGCGCAGGGTGACCCCGGCCCGGGCGGCGTAATGCTCAATCAGCGCGCATAGCTGCTTGTCGCCCTCGCCGCCGGAGGGCAGAGAGCCGAGCATGACGATGGCTCCCCGGCCATAGGGCTGCTCGGTCAGGTAGGCCAAGCCCGGCGTCCGGCCTTCCTTGATAACGCCGATCACGGAAGCCCCGCCCGGCAGCGGCTCGAATACCGCGCTCCACAGGGATAGCGGTGCGGAGCAGCCGAAGGCCTCCCCGATGGTGCCTGTTCCCTCCATCGGGTAGACGAAGGTGGTATTCACTCCGGCGAAGCGCTCCAGTTCCCCCAGCGCAGCATCTGTATGGAGGGTATGCTCGGCGGTACGCCCTCCGCTAAGCGGGCCGACGATCCAGATGCCGCCGGCTTCAGCGAAGGCGAGCGCCTTCTGCATATATTCCGGCGACAGATAATGGACAAAAGGCGTGAACAGCAGCTTATAGCCGCTTAAATCGCCGCCTTCCGGCAGCAGGTCACGGTGAACCCCCTGATCGAGAATCCGTCTGTAAAAGTCCCCCAGCAGGGAACGGTAGTTCAGCTGCCGGTGGGGCTCCGTGGCCAGAAACGCCTTGGCCCGGTCCGAATAAGTAATCGCCACCTCGGCCTTGAGCGGCCGGGTATTCAGCATGTGCGGCTCGATCCGCAGCCTGGCGGCGGAAGCCTTGCGCACATTGTCATACCCGAGCGCAGGCTGGCCCCAGGCGCTGATAATCGAGCTGTGCGTCTGTTCGCTGCCCGTGCGCTGCTGCCGCCACAGCCAGTAGCAGAAGGCGCCTGCCCCTAGCGCGTAGGCGGCCACGGCTTCGGCGGTGAGATAGCCATCCGGGTGCGGCTCGCCATAGCTTGTGAGCGAAGCGGCATAGGCCGGGCCGGTCTCCATCAGCCAGAAATCCCGCCCGGGCTTGAACCCGCGCCACAGATCACAGTTCAGCAGATAGGCGTGCCTGTTAGCCTGGGAAGCATAGGTATCGAACGAAGCGAAATCAAGCGTAGCGAACAGCTGCTCATTGTCCAGATGAAAAGGGACATTGCTGTTGTGCGTGATCGGAGCCGCCGAATAGCGGCGGATGATCGCCGCCTGTTCCCCTGCAAACTCTGTGACCTTCTCCATCTGGAACAACCGGTGCTGGGTGACGAGCGATGAATTATGCAGGAAAGGCGTAGCCACCGGCTGCGGCACCTGATCGAACCGCTGGTAGGTGTGGCTCCACACGCCGGTTCCCCACGCCGCATTCAGCTCAAGGATGCTGCCGTAACGGTGCTCCAGCCACTCATGCCACAAGGAGCGGCAGGACCCGCACATGCATTCCGCCACATGTGCCTTCAGCTCGTTGTCGAGCTGCCAGGCGACTAGGCCGGGGAGCGGCCCCAGCACCCGGGCCAGCTCTTCCGTGATCAGCGCGGCCCGCTGCCGGAAATAAGGGTTATTCGTGCAGACATGCTGTCTGGACCCGTGGCTCATCACTGCCCCGTCTGCCCGGACGAACAGGCGCTCCGGGTGCCCGTGAGTGAGCCAGATTGGCGGGGTCGCGGTGGGCGTACACATAACTGTGTCGATGCCATGGGCATGGAGCTGCCGGATATGCTCAGCGAACGGCCGGACATCGATGGAGTCTTCCTCCGGCTCCAGCAGCGACCAGATGAACTCGCCCATGCGTACCAGATTAATGCCGGTCTCCTGCATGAGCTGAAGATCCTGCTGCCGCTCAGCTTCTCCCCACAGCTCCGGGTACCACGCGGCACCGTAATATAGCTTTTGCTGCATTTCTTTTGACCTCCTGGAAAAAGCCCCACACAGGCTCTGTATGATCTTATCTTTCTATTCCCCATCCCTAAGCTATATAGTTTGAACTTGAAAACATAAATTTTGGGAGGAGTGGCGGAAGGGAATTTTGGAGCTGGAGGAGCGGTAGCGTCCGCTTTGTCTGCGGATTTCTACCGCGAACAGCGGTCTAATCAAAGAAATCTGCAGACAACAGCGGCCGGAAGCCCAAAACTTCTCTGGAGTCACGACTCTCCCAAAAATGGAATTATTAATTCAATCTATATAGTGTCCGCCCCCCACATGCAATAGTAAAGTTTTGCCGGTTTTGGACTTTATTGCGGAAGCGGTGCAGAAGCCGTACAAAGCGCTGTCCAAAAAGTCCGATTGCCGGAAAAACACCCGCCAACCATAATAGAAAGCGCAGCCACGGCAATGTAGTGAAGTGTAGTAGCGGAGGCTGCTTATCCATACGGAGGTGAATGTAAATGAAGCAAGGAGCGGCATTGGGGGCAGCAGAGGTAAGCGCAGGTACAAGCTTCCGCCGCAGCAGGCGGGAGCAGCGCTTCAGACGTCTGAAGCGGGACAAATGGCTCTATATTCTGCTCAGCCCCGGACTCCTGTATTTCCTGCTGTTCAAATATGTGCCGATGTGGGGAGTGCTGCTCGCGTTTAAGGATTATCAGCCTTTTCTGGGCTTTTGGAAGAGCAGCTGGGTCGGCCTGGAGCATTTCCGCACGTTTTTTCAGAATCCTGATTTCTTCATGCTGCTGCGCAATACGCTGGTGCTGTCGCTGTATAATCTGGTGTTCTTTTTCCCGGCACCGATCATCCTGGCGCTGCTGCTGAATGAAGTCCGTCTCTCCTTCTACAAAAGGACGGTTCAGACGCTGATCTATGTCCCCCACTTCATCTCTATGGTCATCGTCGCCAGTATCTCCTACGTGTTCCTTACAACACAGGGCGGTGCGGTCAATGAATTCCTCTACACGGTTACCGGGCGCAAAATTGATTTCCTCGCCAATCCCGACTGGTTCCGCCCGATGATTATTCTGCAGACCATCTGGAAGGAATGCGGCTGGGGGACGATTATTTTCCTCGCTGCTCTGGCCGGTGTCGATGTGGAGCAGTATGAAGCAGCCGTGGTGGACGGGGCCAGCCGCTGGCGCCAGACCTGGCATATTACGCTGCCCGCAATCCGCAGCACGATTGTCATTCTGCTGATTCTGCGGATGGGCACGATTCTGGATAACGGCTTCGAGCAGATCTATCTGATGATGAATGCGCTGAACCGCGAGGTGGCCGAGGTGTTCGATACCTATGTGTATGCGCTGGGGATTACGCAGGGGGCATTCAGCTATAGCACCGCCGTCGGCCTGTTCAAATCAGTGATCGGGGTCGTGCTGGTGCTCGGCACCAACTGGCTCGCCAAGAAGTCGGGCGAATCTGGATTATATTGAAAAGGAGGCCAAGAGTGTGGCTAAACGTTACCGGAACGCCGGAGAGATTACCTTTGACGTGTTTAATTACGTGGTGCTGGGCATCATCGGGATCGCGGCAATCCTGCCGTTCCTGTTTGTAGTCGCCGGTTCCTTCGCCACCGAGGCGGAAATTACGAAGCGCGCTGTCTTTCTGATTCCGACGACTATCTCGCTGGACGCGTACCGGTTTATTTTCTCCACGGATACCATTGTCCGCAGCATCGGGGTGTCGCTGTATGTGACGGTGATCGGGACGGCAGTCAATTTGTTCTTCACAGTCACGATGGCGTATCCGATGGCGAAGCGGTACCTGATGGGCCGCAATCTGATCCTCAATCTGGTCATCTTCACCATGCTGTTCGGGGGCGGGATGATTCCCACCTATCTGGTGATCCGCGAGCTGCATCTGCTCGATACGCTGAATGCCTTAATTCTTCCGGGGGCGATCAGCGCCTTCAATCTGATTATCGTCAAGAACTTCTTCCAGGAGCTTCCGGCTGAGATGGAGGAGGCAGCCCGCATCGACGGCTGTACCGAGCTGGGGCTGCTGTGGAGGATCGTGCTGCCGCTGTCGAAGCCTGTGCTGGCAACGTTCACCCTTTTTTATGCGGTCGGACACTGGAATAACTTCTTCTCGGCGCTGCTCTACATCAATGATCCGTCCAAGTGGCCGCTGCAGGTGATGCTGCGCCAGATCGTCATGCTGTCACAGTCGGCAGCGGGGGACCTTAGCTCGATGGACCCTAATTTCGTGCAGCCGCCTGAGCAGTCGATCAAAATGGCCGTAATCGTAGTCGGCACCCTGCCGATTATGTGCGTCTATCCGTTTCTGCAGAAGCATTTTGCCAAAGGGGTGATGCTGGGTTCAGTCAAAGGGTAAGCGGTTAGTCAACATATAAATGGAGGCCAAGTGATGAAGAAGATGAAGCGGAGCAGAGGTTCACGGTCTGCGAAAAAAGGGTTGTTCATGCTGCTGGCTATGATGATGATGCTAAGTGTATTGTCCGGCTGCGGCGGCAATGGGGAGAATGCGGGAGCGGGACAGAAGGAGCCTGCCGGGGACAACGGGAAGGCAGACAGTACAGCTAAGGGGGAGAAGCCGCTTGAGCTGACGTTGATGCTGCCGATTTTCAAAACCAATTATCCGAAGGACGGCAGTCCGGTGGCCGCCAAGCTGGAGGAGCTGACGAATACCAAAATCCACTTCGAATGGGTGCCGAATGCATCCTATGCCGACAAATTCAATATTACGCTGGCTTCCGGCAAGCTGCCTGATATTATGTATGTAGGTGATGTGAAGGCATCCAGCTTCGTCAATGCGGCCAGATCCGGCGCTTTCTGGGAGGTGGGTCCGTATCTCAAGGATTATCCGAATCTCAGCGGGGCGAAGGAGGTCATTCTGAATAACTCGGCCATCGACGGCAAGAATTACGGGATCTACAGGGGGCGGGCGCTGGGACGTAACGGCGTGGTGTTCCGCAAGGACTGGATGGAGAAGCTGGGGCTTGAGAACCCGAAGACCGTGGATGAGTTCTATTCGATGCTGCAAGCGTTCAAGGAGCAGGACCCGGACGGCAACGGTCAGGCGGATACTTACGGCATGGTGCTGGTCAAGTGGACCGGCCAGTGGGCCAGCGGCTTCGATACGATGAAGCTGTGGTTCGGTTCCCCGAACAAGTGGGGCGTGCAGGAGGGGAAGCTGGTACCTGAGCATGAATATCCCGGTTATTTGGAAGCGCTTAAATTTATGAAAAAGCTGTACGACGAGCAGCTGATCAACGCCGACTTCGCAGTGATGGACAGCTCCAAATGGAATGATCCGGTCGTCAACAACAAGGCCGGTGTCATTGTCGATGTGGTCGATAACGCGGCACGGCTGGATGACAAGATTCATGCCGCTCTGCAAAAGGAAGGCAAAGACGAGCCGGAACGCCATTATATGGATGTTATCGGCGGTGTGAGCGGAGCGGACGGCGCGCTGCATACCCTCCCGACCTCCGGCTTCTCCGGCATGCTGGCGATTCCGAAGTCTTCGGTCAAAACCGAGGAGGAGCTGAAGCAGGTGCTGGCCTTCCTGGACCGGCTGAATGATGAGGATCTGCAGACGATGCTGAATTACGGTCTTGAAGGGGTGCATTACAAGCTGGTGGACGGATATATCGAACGCTCCAGCGATACCGTTCTGCTGGAATCGGAAGTGGAAGGCCTGAACCAGATGCTGCCGTTTATCCCTGAGGACAAGGCGAAGCAGGTGAAGCAGACGCCGCTGCGGCTGAAGCAAACTGATGTACAGAAGACGAATGAAGCGACGATTGTGACCAATCCGGCGGAGGCACTGATCTCGGCAGTCTATACGCAAAAAGGCTCGCAGCTGGATAACGTAATCAACGATGCGCGTATCAAATTTATTGTCGGCCAGATGGATGAGGCCGGGTTGAAGTCCGCTTTTGAGGTATGGCGGAAGACTGGCGGGGATGAGCTGGTGAAGGAAATGAATGAATTGTACGCCTCAGGCGGCAAGTAAAGTCCGGCACTTCTCCAGTCTCCGGCCGGTCTGTCCCCGCTGCGGCTGCATGACTGCAACGCTAAACTAAGGATTCGGCTGGTGAAACGAATGGAGAATGAAGCAGCAGGAGCGCGGAACAGGTATACCGGGGCCCGGGCGGAACGCAAGGGCCGTTATTACCGCAGTAATCTCATTATTGTGCTGATCGTCTCGTCCATTCCTGGGCTGATTATTGGGCTGCTGGTCTATTTTATGGCCGGGGGGAGTCTGGAAAAGGAGCTGCTCCGGATGCATAACCGGCAGATTGAGCAGCGGGCGGACAACATTAATGAGCAATTGTCCAATCTGGAGCTGATGCTGGCCCACTGGGCGTTTGATCCGAAGTTCGATTACGGACTGAGCAACATGGATTTCACCCGGAATCATGAACGGGCCTGGGATATTACGAAGACGCTGGTAGTCATGCAGGGCTCGAATTCCATGGTGCGGCAGGTTGAGCTGTATCTGGCCGGTAATCAGCCGGTGCGCTTCGGGACGGAGTACGGTACGTTGTCTGCGGAGGAGGAAGTGCTGTACGGGAAGCTGCTGAAGCAGGAGAGGAGCACGTACTGGACGGAATGGGCTTTTGATCCGGTGAACCCGGAGCAGAAGGAGCTGACGCTGGTGCACCACATCCCCGGCGGCAGCCGTGAGCCCTTCGGGGCGCTGCTGCTGCGGATGGATACAGAGAAGGTATCGGCGATGCTGCGGACCATGACCCCGTATAACACCGGGGAGGTCTTCATGCAGCAGAAGTCCGGCGGCCTGTTCATCTCGGGGGGCGGAATGGATGCGCCCACGCCGCTGGTTACGGCGCTCCAGGCAGCTATTACAGCCAGGGGCAGCCAGGCCAGCGGATCATTTCTATACGACTGGGACGGGATTACTTATGCGGTGACCTATGGTGATTTCTCGCGGATTGCCAGTGAGTGGCGGTATGTGTCGGCTTCACCAATCTCCAGCGTAACCTCTCCGGTGGTCCGGCTGTCCCGGATCATTATCCTGGTCAGCTTGTCCGCCTTGCTGCTGGCGGCGGTCCTCTCCTGGATTGCTTCCCGCCGGATCTATTCGCCGGTCCGCCGCCTGCTTCAGACGCTGCTCCCTGAGCATGCGGCCTCCGGTGACCGGGTGGATGAGCTGACGCTAATCGAGCGGCACTGGCAGAACCTGCACGGGCAACAGCATGCCCTCGAGT
This genomic interval from Paenibacillus sp. FSL H8-0332 contains the following:
- a CDS encoding helix-turn-helix domain-containing protein, giving the protein MRSNKLYDEQRIKVAQEAINGTKVSFLARKYSVSPSTIANWVKFYKERFGEEATPSVQERIEDAERVQDLETKMETAIKLLGEKDLEIELLRELLKKANPAYKTNSNWPTKR
- a CDS encoding IS3 family transposase: MADEAIKRGYSATLVLRIVEVQPSTYYAHKKRFLGLWSAPDAVVTSGRPIPAYSLTTGGLRVSDLQIEEWLSELVEGEENGYGYRNLAYALSVQQGLILNHKKAYRLCKKLGLLQKKPVRNLKYPRRLARNRVVTGPNQLWQIDIKYGYIHGYDRFFFIFDMIDVFDRCIVGYHVGASCTAKQVCATLREALGRRLQPGDPSPVIRSDNGPQFLSDVFGELCAETQRPLEHERIPPKTPNMNAYIESFHSILERDLYTKRYFETFEEAYEAVAVYINFYNERRFHGSLQRMSPKQYHAAWKAGKLKPIEIKL
- a CDS encoding beta-galactosidase — encoded protein: MQQKLYYGAAWYPELWGEAERQQDLQLMQETGINLVRMGEFIWSLLEPEEDSIDVRPFAEHIRQLHAHGIDTVMCTPTATPPIWLTHGHPERLFVRADGAVMSHGSRQHVCTNNPYFRQRAALITEELARVLGPLPGLVAWQLDNELKAHVAECMCGSCRSLWHEWLEHRYGSILELNAAWGTGVWSHTYQRFDQVPQPVATPFLHNSSLVTQHRLFQMEKVTEFAGEQAAIIRRYSAAPITHNSNVPFHLDNEQLFATLDFASFDTYASQANRHAYLLNCDLWRGFKPGRDFWLMETGPAYAASLTSYGEPHPDGYLTAEAVAAYALGAGAFCYWLWRQQRTGSEQTHSSIISAWGQPALGYDNVRKASAARLRIEPHMLNTRPLKAEVAITYSDRAKAFLATEPHRQLNYRSLLGDFYRRILDQGVHRDLLPEGGDLSGYKLLFTPFVHYLSPEYMQKALAFAEAGGIWIVGPLSGGRTAEHTLHTDAALGELERFAGVNTTFVYPMEGTGTIGEAFGCSAPLSLWSAVFEPLPGGASVIGVIKEGRTPGLAYLTEQPYGRGAIVMLGSLPSGGEGDKQLCALIEHYAARAGVTLRSDVTPGTILCPRRGASGDLWTLVNMDGLGGSVTLPRSGQDVLTGAAVPAGPLSIGAYEYRLIAL
- a CDS encoding sugar ABC transporter permease, producing MKQGAALGAAEVSAGTSFRRSRREQRFRRLKRDKWLYILLSPGLLYFLLFKYVPMWGVLLAFKDYQPFLGFWKSSWVGLEHFRTFFQNPDFFMLLRNTLVLSLYNLVFFFPAPIILALLLNEVRLSFYKRTVQTLIYVPHFISMVIVASISYVFLTTQGGAVNEFLYTVTGRKIDFLANPDWFRPMIILQTIWKECGWGTIIFLAALAGVDVEQYEAAVVDGASRWRQTWHITLPAIRSTIVILLILRMGTILDNGFEQIYLMMNALNREVAEVFDTYVYALGITQGAFSYSTAVGLFKSVIGVVLVLGTNWLAKKSGESGLY
- a CDS encoding YfbM family protein, with protein sequence MADTMAIRGYYFAMEDELVQQIVAGSTQLGSLNIDKYPGLDIDRTWEAIHYLLCGDISDGPAPLGYVVPLHSDQGIEFGAYGAFCLRAAQVAEALDAIFRLDEAQLRLRYDFRTMAKEEVYPLDPDTVSDDDADAFFAYLLQFFTEIQRFYSQTVAADKGIIFYLF
- a CDS encoding FIST N-terminal domain-containing protein — translated: MIAVSFNTLDEARRYLEELNVNRGLVLFAAAAAVRELSRHAPSRAVLCSTKGEYTPQGYRSGVITGFEYEAGIADIVGILHPPVLSASTLETAYRNVQGNPNAFLMLLCDGTGGMEEMLLSSLYFMDPQFKVVGGSAADDECGETYLFIGTRRVRNLGIYFNMPARTALVKENIYVPAGKTLLVTEADVFGRRVYSFNGRPAAGEYARVLGVPEKELAEHFLSSPLGKRYEDDLIIASPKVVHPDGSVTFYSQIMSSTYVELLSSADPLAVLEETLGGSPFKPSFVLNINCTLRDQLFSRDGLWGAFDKRMLGFCGNTTGFISYGEQYYTKHANQTMILLLVE
- a CDS encoding methyl-accepting chemotaxis protein produces the protein MAERVIAAKDTVASTETVIAEGKVAVEDAGANAPVPHSGNDSGEPSAHTSGTVSYGEHAYALAEQIRLETGAILKEEAQLVEEFEALRAGGGEMISQIAGTQQLLEHLKTNNRQTEDLINEMYGSLSYSSNKIEFAKEANIQISAEMQKASAVFTEFVALNEDLLEHFHSIEQLAKIITDIAEQTNLLSLNAAIEAARAGEHGRGFAVVSTEIRKLADGTRSHVKEIMGSLSGMTRVMEQIHSKSGDGTLAMNETTAKIGESTIYMNEIVVAEEQVFEHLEKIQESQDSSMEDVEQINGDLLRILEKSGQDSDQFRKLVLTVQKKADHYQQLLNHLHQIGLLQQAEEAEKTNV